Proteins encoded by one window of Cylindrospermum stagnale PCC 7417:
- a CDS encoding molybdopterin-dependent oxidoreductase codes for MAEALNFKVNNQSYSETCHPGTSLLSLLRQLGWFGVHRVCDTGDCGACTVWVNDVPIHSCIYPAMRIANKSVTTIEGLSPNDELAPMQQAFLEAQGFQCGFCTPGMMMSAAKLPKLSEADLRLALKGNFCRCTGYQAIIESILLSQNSELKTQNSFVNSQQSVGKNVPKQDGAAIVTGKASYTGDISPPGLLHLQVFRSPFPHAHIRKIDTEQAKKLPGVVAIFTHADVPRIAYTTAGHAEPVPDPLDHYLLDHTVRFIGDRIAAVVAESPSIAAQACELITVDYEILPHVTHPVAAINSEVVIHDEPESSQIADRNRNIAGQIFLESGDLAQGFALADLIVENTYNLPAVQHVHLEPHVTLSWLEADGTLVVRSSTQVPFHCQRLLSQILNYPQDKIRVYKAQLGGGFGNKQEILSEDLCAFATLKTGKPVQWEFSRNEEFTATNSRHAMTIKLKTGVQADGKIVAQDMEIIGNTGAYGNHGQTVVFLAGYIPLGLYRCPNKRLQAFAVYTNTMPAGAFRGYGATQGTFAMESQIDEIAQKLNIDPIAIRLKNLIRPGDIISVGNSQDHFNLIGSYAVIECWEKVIQSLGYIPGTPPIVAGSRRRGVGFAVSMQGSGLSKIHIAKVKLSRLAAGKYELRTGSVDVGTGSDTTLQQIAAEALKVTVADINIIAGDTQETPFDAGSYASATIYISGQAVKLAAEKLLNTDETSVELSYAADESTLTFAVQGVEVEVDTETGKVKVLRCVQAIDLGKAINPRICQGQATGGIAMGIGYALTEELLFDTQGRILNPTLREYRIPTAADMPPIEVILVEKADPYGPYGAKGVGEITTNCTAPAITNAIFQATGCRLYQLPMTPERIWQKLNNPPT; via the coding sequence ATGGCAGAAGCGTTAAATTTTAAAGTCAATAATCAATCTTATAGCGAAACTTGTCATCCCGGAACAAGTCTTTTAAGTTTATTACGCCAGTTAGGCTGGTTTGGAGTTCATCGTGTTTGTGATACTGGTGATTGTGGCGCTTGTACTGTTTGGGTAAATGATGTGCCTATCCACAGTTGCATTTATCCAGCAATGCGAATTGCTAATAAGTCGGTAACAACAATAGAAGGACTTTCGCCAAATGACGAACTTGCACCGATGCAGCAAGCTTTTTTGGAAGCGCAAGGTTTTCAATGTGGTTTTTGCACTCCAGGAATGATGATGAGTGCAGCAAAATTGCCTAAATTATCAGAAGCTGATTTGAGGTTAGCTTTAAAGGGAAATTTCTGTCGTTGTACTGGATATCAAGCGATTATTGAAAGTATTTTGCTCTCGCAAAACTCAGAACTTAAAACGCAGAACTCATTCGTCAACAGTCAGCAATCTGTAGGAAAAAACGTTCCTAAACAAGATGGTGCGGCAATTGTGACGGGGAAAGCATCTTACACCGGAGATATTTCACCCCCTGGGTTACTACACCTTCAGGTATTTCGTTCGCCTTTTCCCCACGCCCACATCCGCAAAATTGACACAGAACAAGCTAAAAAACTCCCCGGAGTGGTTGCCATTTTTACCCACGCAGATGTACCCAGAATCGCCTACACCACCGCCGGACACGCTGAACCAGTACCCGACCCGTTAGACCATTATTTGTTAGATCATACAGTAAGATTTATTGGCGATCGCATCGCGGCTGTAGTTGCAGAGTCACCAAGCATTGCTGCACAAGCTTGTGAGTTAATTACAGTCGATTATGAAATCTTACCTCATGTGACTCACCCAGTTGCCGCAATCAATAGTGAAGTTGTGATTCACGACGAACCAGAATCATCACAGATTGCTGATAGAAATCGCAATATTGCTGGACAAATATTTTTAGAATCTGGTGATTTAGCACAGGGATTTGCTTTAGCTGATTTAATAGTCGAAAACACTTACAATTTACCCGCAGTTCAACACGTCCACCTGGAACCTCATGTAACTCTAAGTTGGTTAGAAGCAGATGGCACCTTGGTAGTTCGTTCTAGCACTCAAGTACCATTTCATTGTCAGCGGTTACTCTCGCAAATTTTGAATTACCCACAAGATAAAATCCGTGTTTATAAAGCGCAGCTTGGCGGCGGATTTGGCAACAAACAAGAGATATTATCAGAAGACCTCTGTGCATTTGCCACCCTAAAAACAGGTAAACCTGTGCAATGGGAATTTAGCAGAAACGAGGAATTCACAGCCACAAATAGCCGCCATGCTATGACAATTAAGCTAAAAACTGGTGTGCAAGCAGATGGGAAAATTGTTGCCCAAGATATGGAGATAATTGGCAACACTGGTGCTTATGGAAATCATGGACAAACAGTAGTATTTTTAGCAGGTTATATCCCCCTAGGTTTGTATCGTTGCCCAAATAAAAGATTACAAGCATTTGCCGTTTATACAAATACAATGCCAGCGGGTGCATTTCGTGGTTATGGTGCAACTCAAGGCACATTTGCAATGGAAAGCCAAATTGATGAAATTGCCCAAAAGCTAAATATTGACCCGATAGCAATTAGGTTAAAAAATCTCATTCGTCCGGGAGATATAATTAGTGTAGGCAATTCTCAAGACCACTTTAACTTAATTGGTAGCTACGCCGTTATCGAATGCTGGGAAAAAGTTATTCAATCTCTGGGATATATTCCTGGTACACCGCCAATAGTCGCAGGTTCTCGGCGTCGGGGTGTTGGCTTTGCCGTTTCTATGCAAGGAAGTGGATTATCAAAAATCCATATTGCTAAAGTTAAATTATCCCGTTTAGCTGCGGGTAAATATGAGTTAAGGACTGGTTCCGTAGACGTAGGTACCGGTTCAGATACCACCTTGCAGCAAATAGCAGCAGAAGCATTAAAGGTGACAGTTGCTGATATTAATATCATCGCTGGGGATACCCAAGAAACGCCTTTTGATGCTGGTTCTTATGCTTCAGCAACAATTTATATTTCTGGACAAGCCGTGAAATTAGCCGCCGAAAAACTCCTAAACACCGACGAAACCAGCGTCGAACTTTCTTATGCAGCCGATGAATCAACATTAACCTTCGCCGTTCAAGGGGTAGAAGTAGAAGTTGATACAGAAACAGGCAAAGTTAAAGTGTTACGATGTGTGCAAGCGATTGATTTAGGTAAAGCAATTAATCCGCGAATTTGCCAAGGACAAGCAACTGGGGGAATAGCGATGGGAATTGGCTATGCTTTAACTGAAGAACTATTATTTGATACCCAAGGACGCATACTCAACCCCACATTGCGAGAATATCGCATCCCCACAGCCGCAGATATGCCACCCATCGAAGTAATTTTAGTCGAAAAAGCCGACCCTTACGGGCCTTACGGCGCCAAAGGCGTAGGAGAGATTACCACAAATTGTACAGCACCTGCGATCACAAACGCCATTTTTCAGGCAACAGGGTGCAGACTATACCAACTCCCCATGACACCCGAAAGAATTTGGCAAAAACTCAACAACCCTCCAACTTAA
- a CDS encoding FAD binding domain-containing protein, which yields MDLPNIETYLNPDNLHNITNWGDDWAWLAGGTWLFSQAQPQLKTLVDIQPWDWSEIELSEDNLIIGATCPLIKLLEYPWLNEFTAVAGLKSAVNALAASFKVINLATVGGNICLALSVGTLAPVMVALGASYEIWNLQGDARQVAAKDFQIGFKTTILQRGEIFRRVLIPVSNLKWQIDYQRFSIAATDSALAIVVTASNHQQVRCVIAASVAAPRLLEFESLETAERQYITDLENENFLADAKASATYRQELTKVLIKRSLSALIELTTKEIRET from the coding sequence ATGGATTTGCCAAACATCGAAACTTACTTAAATCCCGATAATTTGCATAATATCACTAACTGGGGCGATGATTGGGCTTGGTTGGCTGGTGGAACTTGGCTATTTTCCCAAGCGCAACCACAACTAAAAACGTTAGTAGATATCCAGCCCTGGGATTGGTCAGAAATTGAATTAAGCGAAGATAATCTAATTATTGGGGCGACTTGTCCATTAATTAAATTATTAGAATATCCCTGGTTAAATGAATTCACAGCAGTGGCGGGATTAAAAAGTGCTGTAAATGCACTAGCAGCATCATTTAAAGTAATTAATCTAGCAACAGTGGGAGGTAATATTTGTCTAGCTTTGTCGGTGGGAACCTTGGCACCGGTGATGGTGGCGTTGGGTGCAAGTTATGAAATTTGGAATTTACAAGGAGATGCGCGTCAAGTTGCGGCGAAAGATTTTCAAATTGGTTTTAAAACCACAATTTTACAACGGGGAGAAATTTTCAGGCGGGTTTTGATTCCTGTCTCTAATTTAAAATGGCAAATTGATTATCAACGCTTTAGCATTGCCGCAACTGATTCTGCCTTAGCAATTGTCGTAACTGCTAGCAATCATCAACAGGTGCGTTGTGTGATTGCTGCTAGTGTTGCTGCACCCCGGTTGCTGGAATTTGAAAGTTTGGAAACAGCAGAAAGGCAATATATCACTGATTTAGAAAATGAAAATTTTCTTGCAGATGCCAAGGCGAGTGCAACTTATAGACAAGAGTTGACAAAAGTTTTAATTAAGCGTTCTTTATCAGCTTTAATTGAGTTAACCACAAAAGAAATAAGAGAAACCTAA
- a CDS encoding ureidoglycolate lyase translates to MTTSETQIFKVPVIDADRENVKPYGHLLGDDVSKPGLGIPFYQERVLEGENIDFSYRGTATFRTAKIMPGYPPIIWLERHIHMTQMFIGLGQSPFIMVMAPPNQDDGENLPDLNQVKALRFSAGYGLLLHLGTWHDFPIAGDRPVVILTANSDEVVTALSQMQTPDEMNQGDVYKISLPKRLGYEIQLEI, encoded by the coding sequence ATGACAACTTCAGAAACCCAAATTTTCAAAGTTCCTGTAATTGATGCTGACAGAGAAAACGTCAAACCCTATGGACATTTATTAGGCGATGACGTCAGCAAACCTGGATTAGGAATTCCCTTTTATCAAGAACGAGTATTAGAAGGCGAAAATATAGACTTTAGCTATCGGGGAACAGCCACTTTTAGAACAGCCAAAATTATGCCGGGATATCCACCAATAATTTGGCTAGAACGTCATATCCACATGACACAAATGTTTATCGGCTTGGGTCAATCACCGTTTATTATGGTGATGGCACCACCTAATCAAGATGATGGCGAAAACTTGCCAGATTTAAATCAAGTCAAGGCGTTGCGGTTTTCTGCCGGTTACGGACTATTACTGCATCTTGGCACATGGCATGATTTTCCCATAGCTGGCGATCGCCCCGTTGTGATTTTAACGGCAAATTCTGATGAAGTCGTCACCGCCTTAAGTCAAATGCAGACGCCAGATGAGATGAACCAAGGCGATGTTTACAAGATTTCCCTACCAAAAAGGCTTGGTTACGAAATCCAACTAGAAATTTAA
- a CDS encoding polysaccharide deacetylase family protein → MQPPDFQPITQRPLLNLPHNARVALWVVMNIEHFTFGKLGTAIQPHLNSYPEIANYGWRDYGNRVGIWRLFELFAELEIPVTAAVNGEICVMYPEIIAAMQSHNWEIMAHGINNSTGHSGMNQETEFEIINKTINLLQQATGKKPKGWLTPGFSITESTFKLLHTAGIVYTADWVNDDQPYWYTLPNGRLLAIPYTIEANDISLCLSNRFSGAEFAQAIEDQFDQLWQDGETQGRIMAIGLHPFIVGQPLRLKYLKQCLLHIKNQPNTWLTTGEGIYEWIKTINN, encoded by the coding sequence ATGCAGCCTCCAGATTTTCAACCAATTACCCAGCGTCCGCTGTTAAACTTGCCTCATAATGCCAGAGTTGCTTTGTGGGTGGTAATGAATATCGAACACTTCACCTTTGGCAAATTAGGCACAGCAATTCAACCCCATTTGAATAGTTATCCAGAAATTGCTAACTATGGTTGGCGTGACTACGGTAATCGCGTTGGCATTTGGCGATTATTTGAACTATTTGCCGAGTTAGAAATTCCAGTAACAGCAGCAGTCAACGGCGAGATTTGTGTAATGTATCCAGAAATTATTGCCGCTATGCAGTCCCATAACTGGGAAATAATGGCGCATGGCATTAATAATTCCACTGGGCATAGTGGCATGAATCAAGAAACAGAATTTGAAATAATTAATAAAACCATTAACTTACTCCAACAAGCAACAGGCAAAAAGCCCAAAGGCTGGTTAACACCTGGATTTTCAATTACAGAATCAACCTTTAAACTATTACATACAGCAGGAATTGTTTACACTGCCGACTGGGTAAATGATGATCAACCTTACTGGTATACATTACCCAATGGTCGCCTTTTAGCCATACCTTACACCATAGAAGCTAATGATATTAGCTTGTGCTTAAGTAACCGCTTTTCTGGTGCAGAATTTGCCCAAGCGATAGAAGACCAATTTGATCAACTATGGCAAGATGGAGAAACTCAAGGGCGAATTATGGCAATTGGATTACATCCGTTCATTGTTGGGCAACCGCTAAGGTTAAAATATTTAAAACAATGTTTATTGCACATTAAAAATCAGCCTAATACCTGGTTAACCACAGGTGAAGGAATTTATGAATGGATAAAAACAATTAATAATTAA
- a CDS encoding polysaccharide deacetylase family protein, producing the protein MSDWKFSRSLQVGIIFLGIAAGSVGMTSLLPKGGFNHLLAIKKADINSTKASVGGTVLAQTFPPATNQMVEVPKAFAGTTIYQAKLKPNEKVIALTFDDGPSPKNTAQVLEILKKNNIKATFFVVGNMVQSFPQVAKKIVADGHVLGNHTWHHWYRRMDTATAASEINRTADIIYKTTGVKTTLFRPPGGFLNNGLVDYAKSQKYAIMMWSEASGDAERRVPPAATMVKNVLKSAKPGAIVLMHDGGGNRSRTVKALPQVIAGLKSQGYRFVTVPELLEIQAQEQPLATKASPAVKN; encoded by the coding sequence GTGTCAGACTGGAAATTCTCTCGAAGTTTACAAGTAGGAATCATTTTCTTGGGGATTGCTGCTGGTAGTGTTGGTATGACTTCGCTTCTACCTAAAGGTGGATTTAATCATCTGTTGGCAATCAAAAAAGCAGACATTAATAGTACTAAAGCAAGTGTGGGTGGGACTGTATTAGCGCAAACTTTCCCTCCAGCGACAAACCAGATGGTGGAAGTGCCTAAAGCATTTGCCGGAACAACTATTTATCAGGCAAAACTGAAACCGAATGAGAAAGTCATCGCTTTGACTTTTGACGACGGACCAAGCCCAAAAAACACTGCACAGGTATTAGAGATTTTAAAGAAAAATAATATCAAGGCTACATTCTTTGTGGTGGGAAACATGGTGCAATCTTTTCCCCAAGTGGCGAAGAAAATAGTAGCTGATGGTCACGTACTTGGCAACCATACCTGGCATCATTGGTACCGTCGTATGGATACAGCTACAGCAGCTAGTGAAATTAATCGCACAGCAGATATAATTTACAAAACTACAGGCGTAAAAACTACTCTCTTTCGTCCCCCAGGCGGCTTTTTGAATAATGGATTAGTTGACTATGCCAAAAGTCAAAAATACGCCATTATGATGTGGTCGGAAGCGTCGGGAGATGCTGAACGTCGTGTACCGCCAGCAGCAACAATGGTCAAAAATGTCCTCAAAAGCGCCAAACCAGGGGCAATTGTCCTCATGCACGATGGTGGGGGTAACCGTTCTCGGACTGTTAAGGCTTTACCACAAGTTATTGCCGGCTTGAAATCCCAAGGTTATCGATTTGTAACTGTCCCTGAACTGTTGGAAATTCAAGCCCAAGAACAGCCGTTAGCAACCAAAGCTTCACCTGCGGTTAAAAACTAA
- a CDS encoding NUDIX hydrolase — translation MSQTTNKVFKQSGVIPYRIKDGKIEVLLITNRSRQDWVIPKGGICKGMSPSDSAAKEAWEEAGVIGQVNTHKLGYYKYRKRGNTYRVNLFLLPVEIVLEDWPEASKRERQWLDVNTAASLVKEASLKRILKISQDKVQVNI, via the coding sequence ATGAGCCAAACAACTAACAAAGTATTTAAACAATCGGGAGTAATTCCCTATCGGATCAAAGATGGAAAAATTGAAGTATTATTAATTACAAATCGTAGCCGTCAAGACTGGGTAATTCCCAAAGGGGGAATTTGCAAAGGCATGAGTCCGTCTGATTCCGCAGCAAAAGAAGCATGGGAAGAAGCAGGAGTTATTGGTCAGGTAAATACTCATAAACTCGGTTATTACAAGTATCGTAAACGAGGTAATACTTACCGTGTAAATTTGTTTTTGTTACCCGTAGAAATCGTATTAGAAGATTGGCCAGAAGCTAGTAAGAGAGAACGGCAGTGGCTAGATGTGAATACAGCAGCTAGCTTAGTCAAGGAAGCCTCACTCAAAAGAATTTTGAAAATTTCCCAAGACAAAGTTCAAGTTAATATTTAA
- a CDS encoding SDR family oxidoreductase — translation MTSVEDLVLVAGATGGVGQLVVGKLLEKGFKVRILTRNAAKATKMFNNRVEIAVGDIREATTLPAAMPDVAAIICCTGTTAFPSARWEFDPSLNVIEWGIAFVDRKFSEAKAKNSPAKVDGQGVSNLVAAAPGNLKRFVFVSSCGILRKDQLPWSILNGFGVLDAKQQGENAIATSGLPYTIIRPGRLIDGPYTSYDLNTLLKAKTGGKFGVVVGTGDTLQGDSSRIDVAAACVESLFYPSASGQVFELVNQGTRPTVIDWEKLFSQLERT, via the coding sequence ATGACTTCAGTTGAAGATTTAGTACTCGTTGCTGGTGCGACTGGTGGTGTAGGACAACTGGTGGTAGGTAAGCTGCTAGAAAAAGGTTTTAAAGTTCGCATTCTGACACGGAATGCAGCTAAAGCCACAAAGATGTTTAATAACAGAGTGGAAATTGCCGTTGGTGATATCCGCGAAGCGACAACACTCCCAGCAGCGATGCCGGATGTGGCGGCGATTATTTGTTGCACTGGGACTACAGCTTTTCCTTCAGCTAGATGGGAATTTGACCCCAGCCTGAACGTAATTGAATGGGGAATCGCTTTTGTTGACCGTAAATTTAGTGAAGCTAAAGCTAAAAATAGTCCAGCAAAGGTTGATGGCCAAGGTGTCAGCAATTTAGTAGCAGCAGCACCAGGCAATTTAAAGCGGTTCGTTTTTGTGTCTTCCTGTGGCATTCTCCGTAAAGATCAGCTTCCTTGGAGTATTCTCAACGGTTTCGGTGTCCTTGATGCCAAACAACAGGGTGAAAATGCGATCGCTACTTCAGGACTACCCTACACCATAATTCGCCCCGGACGCTTGATTGATGGCCCCTATACCTCATACGACCTCAACACCCTGCTGAAAGCAAAAACCGGGGGCAAATTTGGTGTGGTCGTGGGTACAGGTGACACACTACAAGGTGATTCCAGCCGCATTGACGTAGCCGCAGCTTGTGTGGAAAGCCTTTTTTACCCAAGTGCGTCTGGGCAAGTTTTTGAGTTAGTCAACCAGGGAACCAGACCAACAGTGATTGACTGGGAGAAACTTTTTTCCCAGTTAGAGAGGACTTAA